In bacterium, the DNA window CAAAGCCTCAAGCCTTCTAAGTACTTTATCTGTCCGCCAGTCTTTTGCAAGTTCTATCACAGCTCTTTCAAGGTTTCCGTGAAGTGCTTCAAGTTTTAACTCAAACCTCTCAAATAAAGTGAGCGCATCTGCAACTCCACCAGAGAAGCCGACAAGGACTTTACCTTTATAGAGTTTCCTTATTTTGCGGGCTCCTTCTTTCATTATAGTATTTTCAAAAGTAACCTGTCCATCCCCACCTATTGCAGCCTCACCTTTGTGTCTAA includes these proteins:
- the hslV gene encoding ATP-dependent protease subunit HslV, with protein sequence MKATTILGVRHKGEAAIGGDGQVTFENTIMKEGARKIRKLYKGKVLVGFSGGVADALTLFERFELKLEALHGNLERAVIELAKDWRTDKVLRRLEALLGILDREHAYVISGSGDIIEPDDGIIALGSGGAYALACARALIKYSNLSAREVVEESIKTAASICVFTNDRISIEVL